The Leucobacter viscericola genome includes a window with the following:
- a CDS encoding ABC transporter ATP-binding protein, with protein MTQTPEPASQNPVTPSRRDRLRPLELVGFAGVLAVFAGLIVLMATRDILLAAISLGIAFIASVIMVALVGLGKKPSQEDIVARGDLQHPEDDKNWH; from the coding sequence ATGACCCAGACGCCCGAGCCCGCATCCCAGAACCCTGTGACCCCGTCACGCCGGGATCGCCTGCGACCGCTTGAACTCGTCGGCTTCGCTGGCGTGCTTGCCGTGTTCGCCGGTCTCATCGTGCTCATGGCTACGCGCGACATTTTGCTCGCCGCTATTAGCCTCGGTATTGCGTTTATCGCATCCGTCATCATGGTTGCACTGGTCGGCCTCGGCAAGAAGCCAAGCCAGGAAGACATTGTGGCACGCGGGGATCTGCAGCACCCCGAAGATGACAAAAACTGGCACTAG